The following are encoded in a window of bacterium genomic DNA:
- the cmk gene encoding (d)CMP kinase, translating into MKHPRGFILAIDGPAGSGKSTTARLCAERLGFRHLDTGAMYRAVTLKALWTNTDIADGHGLARMLRTTRVGVGWSRSGMRVKLDGRDASEAIRSPEVSGFVSEVSAIPAVRKMMVAEQRRVAEGQAVVCEGRDIGSVVFPDADLKIFIECDVAERARRRQLELAGQGVCTGQKAVLANLVKRDRIDSGREVSPLRRMPDAVLLDTSHLTIEEQVSVVCDLARRRMRAERVRR; encoded by the coding sequence ATGAAGCATCCTCGCGGATTCATCCTTGCAATTGACGGCCCTGCCGGTTCGGGCAAGAGCACGACCGCGCGGCTGTGCGCGGAACGGCTCGGGTTCCGGCATCTAGATACCGGGGCGATGTACCGGGCGGTGACGTTGAAGGCTTTGTGGACGAACACGGACATCGCGGACGGACACGGACTGGCACGGATGCTCAGAACTACTCGCGTGGGGGTGGGGTGGAGCCGGTCTGGCATGCGCGTGAAGCTGGACGGCAGGGACGCGAGCGAGGCGATTCGGAGCCCGGAGGTGAGCGGTTTCGTCTCCGAAGTATCGGCGATTCCGGCGGTGCGGAAGATGATGGTCGCCGAGCAGAGGCGGGTCGCCGAAGGTCAGGCAGTCGTCTGTGAAGGGCGCGACATCGGCAGCGTGGTCTTTCCCGATGCCGACCTGAAGATATTCATCGAGTGCGACGTGGCCGAGAGGGCGCGAAGACGTCAACTGGAGCTGGCCGGGCAGGGCGTGTGCACCGGACAGAAGGCAGTCCTGGCCAACTTGGTCAAGCGCGACCGGATTGACTCGGGCCGCGAGGTGAGTCCATTGCGGAGGATGCCGGATGCGGTGCTTCTCGATACATCGCACCTGACAATAGAGGAACAGGTTTCCGTGGTTTGTGACCTGGCAAGGAGAAGGATGAGGGCGGAACGCGTGAGGCGGTGA
- a CDS encoding lysophospholipid acyltransferase family protein has product MRLRWMVGYAIVYAFGRMVLKVRVSGRNKLVPGPQILASNHVCNFDPLLVGLGARREIHFLAKEELFKASRWFDWLIRTYNAWPVRRGGADAGAIRSCSWLLERRQTIVLFPEGTRSKTGDINGFKPGVGMLAISNHVPVVPVHLGGVSRSIISYLVDRDFVKRGYRKKPTHNEGIRIAFADPVYPDGFAADRQGYEELTQEVENRVRELAAKSEARN; this is encoded by the coding sequence ATGCGGTTACGCTGGATGGTCGGGTACGCGATTGTGTACGCGTTCGGACGGATGGTTCTGAAGGTGCGCGTTAGTGGGCGGAACAAGCTTGTCCCAGGGCCGCAGATACTTGCATCAAACCACGTGTGCAACTTCGACCCGCTGCTGGTCGGACTGGGAGCGCGGCGCGAGATTCACTTTCTTGCCAAGGAGGAGCTGTTCAAGGCTTCGCGCTGGTTCGACTGGCTCATTCGTACCTATAACGCTTGGCCGGTGCGACGCGGCGGGGCAGACGCAGGGGCAATCAGGAGTTGTTCGTGGCTGCTGGAGAGGCGCCAGACCATCGTGCTCTTTCCCGAGGGGACGAGAAGCAAGACCGGTGACATTAACGGCTTCAAGCCGGGCGTAGGCATGCTGGCCATCAGTAACCATGTGCCTGTGGTGCCGGTTCACTTGGGTGGCGTGTCGCGCTCAATCATCTCCTATTTGGTCGACCGGGACTTCGTGAAGCGCGGGTATCGGAAGAAGCCGACGCACAACGAGGGCATCAGGATAGCATTTGCGGACCCGGTTTACCCGGATGGATTTGCTGCCGACAGGCAGGGATACGAGGAACTTACGCAGGAAGTGGAGAATCGTGTTCGGGAATTGGCAGCGAAGTCAGAAGCTAGAAACTAG
- the ispH gene encoding 4-hydroxy-3-methylbut-2-enyl diphosphate reductase, giving the protein MARPTGFCFGVERAIGLAKSGKKQFGRISTLGELVHNPLVLKELEREGIRSVRRAQQVSDGALVIRAHGCPPETLAECHRLGISVVDATCPYVRKVQNVARRLKEKGYTVVVVGERNHPEVKSILGYCEGRGRVYSPRMRLRGGKVGVVAQTTMSRERLREAVANLSRFRYTELRIFDTICEEVAARQQAAARIAQQVDLVVVVGGRNSANSSRLAEIARNAGCRVVFVERAAEVPRRAVAKAGRVGVVAGSSTPSRVVREIVEIVRNPAKEDRLNVS; this is encoded by the coding sequence GTGGCCAGGCCGACGGGGTTCTGTTTCGGGGTGGAACGGGCAATCGGACTCGCTAAGTCGGGGAAGAAACAGTTTGGCCGAATCTCGACGTTGGGCGAGTTAGTGCACAACCCCTTGGTGCTCAAGGAGCTGGAACGAGAGGGCATCAGGTCGGTCCGTCGTGCCCAACAGGTGAGTGACGGTGCGCTGGTCATCCGCGCCCATGGGTGTCCGCCCGAGACTCTCGCGGAGTGCCACAGGCTGGGAATCTCGGTCGTGGATGCGACCTGTCCGTACGTCCGCAAGGTCCAGAACGTTGCCCGCCGTCTGAAGGAGAAAGGGTACACCGTGGTGGTGGTCGGCGAGCGGAATCATCCCGAGGTGAAGTCCATTCTCGGCTATTGCGAGGGCCGGGGCCGCGTATACTCGCCACGGATGCGACTGCGGGGCGGCAAGGTCGGGGTCGTGGCCCAGACCACGATGTCCCGGGAGCGGCTAAGGGAAGCTGTTGCCAACCTTTCCCGGTTTCGCTATACTGAGCTTCGGATCTTTGACACCATCTGTGAGGAGGTGGCTGCCCGACAACAGGCCGCTGCCAGAATCGCACAGCAGGTGGACTTGGTAGTCGTGGTCGGCGGCCGCAACAGCGCCAACAGCTCCCGACTGGCCGAGATTGCTCGCAACGCGGGCTGTCGCGTCGTCTTCGTGGAGCGGGCAGCGGAAGTTCCGCGCCGGGCCGTCGCCAAGGCCGGCCGGGTCGGAGTCGTGGCCGGTTCATCCACGCCGTCACGGGTGGTGCGAGAGATCGTTGAGATTGTCAGAAATCCCGCTAAGGAGGACCGTCTTAATGTCAGTTGA
- a CDS encoding 30S ribosomal protein S1 yields the protein MSVEDSKQEGPTGLPESEAPSTTRPAPKTTAELYADSFPRLRLGDIVTGRVVKRLTNAVLVDIGLKAEGVLSVEEFRNRDDATEGREVKVYLESFEDRDGFPVISKKKADFQLAWETIKQKSESAEGVPATVIKRVKGGLAVEILGLDAFLPGSQVDLRPVPNLDDLIGKPLEVKILSVNWYKKNIVVSRRLLLEERQEELRRELFSRLSVGDVIDGTVKTITDFGAFVDIGGVDALLHISDLAWNKVVHPTEVVNVGDQLKIKVLSADPGTGRITVGLKQLTPHPWERVEEKYPVGGKVRGRVTTLAEYGAFVELEKGIEGLIHVSEMSWTKSIHHPSQILAMDQEIETVVLNIDKENRRISLGLKQTLPDPWSLVEEKYHVGQRVEGRVRALKEFGAFVEIEEGIEGLIHNADISWTKRIKHPREELKKGQRVDTIILGIDKENRRITLGLKQTQEDPFYSISKELKEGDVVKARIVDLPKPGVVVSLNYDIEGFVPLSQLARGGKKAKEKYEIGEELELRVIRVDLEHRRIALSERALQPDAEPVEGETEERPERERDRDRGRERYRGEELNDRFTLEDHLREFEEERDLEA from the coding sequence ATGTCAGTTGAGGATAGCAAACAGGAAGGCCCCACCGGCCTGCCTGAGTCTGAAGCACCGAGCACAACGCGGCCGGCGCCGAAAACGACCGCCGAGCTCTACGCGGATTCATTTCCGCGGCTGCGGCTTGGTGACATCGTTACCGGTCGCGTGGTCAAGCGTTTGACCAATGCCGTGCTGGTGGATATCGGCCTGAAAGCCGAAGGGGTGCTGTCGGTCGAGGAGTTCAGGAACCGCGACGACGCAACGGAAGGACGCGAGGTGAAGGTCTATCTCGAGTCTTTCGAGGACCGGGATGGCTTCCCGGTGATATCCAAGAAGAAGGCCGATTTCCAGCTTGCCTGGGAAACCATCAAGCAGAAGTCCGAGAGTGCCGAAGGCGTGCCTGCCACGGTTATCAAGCGTGTGAAGGGCGGGCTGGCAGTCGAGATTCTCGGGCTGGATGCTTTCCTGCCCGGCTCGCAGGTTGACCTGCGGCCGGTGCCGAATCTCGACGACCTCATCGGCAAGCCACTCGAGGTCAAGATCCTGTCCGTAAACTGGTACAAGAAGAACATCGTTGTGTCGCGGCGGCTGTTGCTCGAGGAGCGCCAGGAAGAACTCCGGCGCGAGCTGTTCAGCCGGCTCAGCGTGGGCGACGTGATCGACGGGACCGTGAAGACGATTACCGACTTCGGCGCGTTCGTCGACATCGGCGGCGTGGATGCCCTGCTGCACATATCCGACCTGGCCTGGAACAAGGTCGTCCACCCGACCGAGGTCGTGAACGTCGGTGACCAGTTGAAGATAAAGGTCCTCTCGGCCGACCCCGGCACCGGGCGCATAACCGTAGGCCTGAAACAGCTCACGCCTCACCCGTGGGAACGGGTCGAGGAGAAGTACCCGGTTGGCGGGAAGGTGAGGGGCCGGGTGACGACGCTGGCCGAGTACGGAGCCTTCGTGGAGCTGGAAAAGGGCATCGAGGGCCTGATCCACGTCTCGGAAATGTCCTGGACCAAGTCCATCCACCATCCTTCGCAGATTTTGGCGATGGACCAGGAAATCGAGACGGTCGTTCTCAATATCGACAAAGAGAACCGGCGGATATCGCTGGGCCTGAAGCAGACCCTGCCCGACCCGTGGTCGCTGGTCGAGGAGAAGTACCATGTCGGACAGCGCGTCGAGGGCAGAGTCCGGGCGTTGAAGGAGTTCGGAGCCTTTGTCGAAATCGAGGAGGGCATCGAAGGCCTGATCCACAACGCCGACATCTCGTGGACCAAACGTATCAAGCATCCGCGCGAAGAGCTCAAGAAGGGTCAGCGGGTCGATACCATAATCCTCGGTATCGATAAGGAGAACCGCAGGATAACGCTCGGTCTGAAGCAGACCCAGGAAGATCCTTTCTACAGCATCAGCAAGGAGCTGAAGGAAGGCGACGTCGTGAAGGCGCGGATTGTCGACCTGCCCAAGCCGGGCGTGGTCGTGAGCCTCAACTACGACATCGAGGGGTTCGTGCCGTTGAGCCAGTTGGCACGCGGCGGCAAGAAGGCCAAGGAAAAATACGAGATCGGCGAAGAACTGGAGTTGAGAGTCATTCGCGTCGATCTTGAGCACCGCCGCATTGCCCTGAGCGAGCGGGCCCTGCAGCCCGATGCCGAACCGGTCGAAGGGGAAACCGAGGAACGTCCGGAGCGCGAGCGTGACCGCGACCGCGGCCGCGAGCGGTATCGCGGAGAGGAACTGAACGACCGATTCACGCTCGAAGACCACCTCCGGGAGTTCGAGGAAGAGCGCGACCTGGAAGCTTAG
- a CDS encoding MiaB/RimO family radical SAM methylthiotransferase — protein MKQPTATVLTAGCRLNQSESDALRHRLALQGVVLVDTPEQADTCYVNTCTVTAEADRSSVQLVRRACRAESRPRVVVLGCLAERSPEQVRQIAGVSEVWNNRRKQDEIAGLDPAPVRSRAILKVQDGCDHHCSYCIVPGLRGDPRSVPAQRVREQFERLLAAGFHEVVLTGLNLGTYRDGETTLVGLLDMLLKSCCGARIRLGSIEPDTIDDALLTVLADSRICPHLHMPLQSGDDAVLAMMNRRYQAADFGRLIELVLKVRPETNIGTDVLVGFPGETGESFRRTSEFLARTPVGYLHVFPFSLRPGTEPACRGEPVRHGVVRDRVADLRAFSDRRRHDYQARFVGTVRPAIVETSRTALTDNYLRLKVTSTEQFAPRALVSLRIGQDGLVLTGGPC, from the coding sequence GTGAAGCAGCCTACCGCGACCGTACTGACTGCCGGCTGCCGCCTTAATCAATCAGAGAGCGACGCCCTGAGGCACCGATTGGCGCTTCAGGGCGTTGTGCTGGTTGATACGCCGGAGCAGGCTGACACCTGCTACGTCAATACCTGCACCGTGACCGCCGAAGCCGACCGAAGTTCGGTCCAGTTGGTGCGCCGGGCGTGCCGGGCCGAGAGCAGGCCGCGCGTCGTGGTGCTTGGGTGTCTGGCTGAGCGCTCGCCGGAGCAGGTCAGGCAGATTGCCGGAGTATCAGAGGTCTGGAACAACCGGCGGAAGCAGGACGAGATTGCGGGCCTCGACCCTGCGCCGGTCCGAAGCCGGGCGATACTCAAAGTCCAGGATGGTTGTGACCACCATTGTTCGTACTGTATCGTCCCCGGCCTGCGGGGCGACCCACGGTCGGTTCCGGCGCAGAGGGTCCGCGAGCAGTTTGAACGGCTGCTGGCGGCGGGCTTTCACGAGGTCGTGCTTACCGGCCTCAACCTCGGCACCTACAGGGATGGTGAGACGACGCTGGTCGGACTGCTGGACATGTTGCTTAAGTCGTGCTGCGGCGCGCGCATCCGGCTGGGGTCAATCGAGCCCGACACCATCGACGATGCCCTGCTCACCGTTCTCGCCGACAGCCGGATCTGTCCGCACCTGCACATGCCGTTGCAGTCAGGGGATGACGCCGTGCTTGCCATGATGAACCGACGCTACCAAGCAGCGGATTTCGGCCGGCTGATCGAGCTTGTCCTCAAGGTCAGGCCGGAGACGAACATCGGGACAGATGTGCTGGTCGGCTTTCCGGGCGAGACCGGCGAGTCATTTCGGCGTACCAGCGAGTTCCTCGCCCGTACGCCGGTCGGCTACCTGCACGTTTTCCCGTTCTCGCTCCGACCCGGAACCGAACCTGCCTGCCGGGGTGAGCCGGTTCGCCATGGGGTCGTCCGCGACCGGGTCGCAGACCTGCGGGCCTTTTCCGACCGGCGCCGGCACGACTATCAGGCGCGCTTTGTCGGAACCGTTCGTCCGGCGATTGTCGAGACAAGTCGGACCGCCCTGACCGACAACTACCTGCGGCTGAAGGTGACCTCAACCGAGCAATTTGCGCCGAGAGCGCTCGTCAGCCTCCGCATCGGTCAGGATGGCTTGGTCTTAACCGGCGGCCCGTGTTGA
- a CDS encoding OmpH family outer membrane protein yields MRALRLAIILYLGAGAAVLAAKEFRVGYVDYDQVITKYEGAADAKKDMDTVRAGFEAKAESLKSDYEKAQAEYSSQQLTLSEEGKRAKNAEVDQRKSRYDSYISQVYGTGGLIDQRYKELIAPIVQKIDSTVGKLAVDEGFALILDASKAGIVYSDAGLDLTQDVVDDLNREFAPVGPSVTNKKVYALMPVFNSNDLAAQDHAGQEIRDSAYAIVHAQPNVDMIPDPQVDQQLQSYGLQNRQVPLDKALQAGRALNADYVIYGSASKQAQKIQFQLSIADVKQGTMLKSQQGEIAPSEDMKSKVGAVIRVLLASVANP; encoded by the coding sequence GTGAGAGCTTTGCGACTGGCGATCATTCTCTATCTCGGGGCCGGTGCTGCGGTTCTTGCGGCCAAGGAGTTCCGAGTCGGCTACGTTGACTATGACCAGGTCATTACCAAGTATGAGGGTGCGGCGGATGCGAAAAAGGACATGGATACCGTCCGTGCCGGCTTCGAGGCGAAGGCTGAGTCGCTGAAGAGTGACTATGAGAAAGCACAGGCGGAGTACTCTTCCCAGCAGCTCACGCTCTCCGAGGAGGGAAAACGTGCGAAGAACGCCGAAGTAGACCAGCGAAAGAGTCGTTACGACAGCTACATCTCTCAGGTCTACGGTACGGGCGGTCTGATTGACCAGCGTTACAAGGAGCTGATTGCGCCGATCGTCCAGAAGATCGACTCGACGGTGGGGAAACTGGCGGTGGACGAGGGGTTTGCCTTGATACTGGATGCATCGAAGGCAGGGATCGTCTACTCGGACGCCGGGCTCGACCTGACCCAGGACGTTGTGGACGACTTGAACCGCGAGTTCGCCCCGGTCGGGCCATCGGTGACGAACAAGAAGGTATATGCGCTGATGCCGGTCTTCAACTCCAACGACCTTGCGGCGCAGGACCACGCGGGGCAGGAGATTCGAGATTCCGCCTACGCAATCGTGCACGCGCAACCTAATGTGGACATGATTCCCGACCCTCAGGTCGACCAGCAGTTGCAGTCCTACGGGCTGCAGAATCGGCAGGTGCCGCTCGACAAGGCGCTCCAAGCCGGTCGCGCGCTCAACGCCGATTACGTGATATACGGCAGTGCCAGCAAGCAGGCCCAGAAGATCCAATTCCAGCTCTCGATTGCCGACGTGAAACAAGGGACCATGCTCAAGAGCCAGCAGGGCGAGATAGCCCCGTCCGAGGACATGAAGTCAAAGGTAGGCGCGGTAATCCGGGTCCTTCTTGCGTCAGTTGCGAACCCCTGA
- a CDS encoding UDP-3-O-(3-hydroxymyristoyl)glucosamine N-acyltransferase has protein sequence MRQLRTPEPAWVERGAKLAPDVVLSPFVYVGPDVEIGPGSVVESNVTIKGSTTIGARVHVGPGTVIGCTGFGYERRDGRYQPLEHGGRVIIGDDVDIGANCTIARAKTGRETRIGRGTKIDCLVHIGHNVVIGCDCILAGQVGIAGSAMIGDRVVLAGQVGVSDHVTIGDDAVIYAKSAVFRSVPAGARYSGIPARPHTEMKRLWASLWRRFGRNA, from the coding sequence TTGCGTCAGTTGCGAACCCCTGAGCCGGCCTGGGTTGAGAGAGGCGCGAAGCTCGCGCCAGACGTCGTGCTCTCGCCGTTTGTCTACGTTGGTCCTGATGTAGAAATCGGGCCGGGCTCGGTTGTGGAGTCGAATGTGACCATCAAGGGCAGTACGACAATCGGCGCGCGGGTGCACGTCGGTCCGGGCACCGTAATCGGCTGTACCGGGTTCGGGTATGAGAGGCGGGACGGACGCTACCAGCCGCTCGAACACGGCGGTCGTGTCATAATCGGGGACGACGTTGACATCGGCGCCAACTGCACGATTGCGCGGGCCAAGACGGGACGGGAAACGCGAATCGGCCGCGGCACGAAGATCGACTGTCTTGTGCACATCGGTCACAATGTGGTGATTGGCTGCGACTGCATTCTAGCCGGACAGGTCGGAATCGCGGGCAGTGCAATGATCGGCGACCGCGTGGTCCTCGCGGGGCAGGTCGGAGTGAGCGACCACGTCACCATTGGCGACGACGCGGTCATCTATGCGAAGTCTGCGGTGTTCCGTTCGGTGCCGGCGGGCGCGCGCTACTCCGGAATCCCGGCGAGACCCCACACGGAGATGAAGCGGCTTTGGGCGAGCCTCTGGCGACGGTTCGGGCGCAACGCATGA
- a CDS encoding UDP-3-O-acyl-N-acetylglucosamine deacetylase, with amino-acid sequence MSGATISSAAGFTGRDWMGRAKASVRLCPAGPGTGIWFNGHVRATTAGASVSDHMMSLGRGRHKVRMVEHLLAACSGLGITDLAVETSGDGLPIGDGSAGPYVRLLREAGIVRYKEGPRPALLGRPVLVKEGPRFIAAVPAHGLALSCLTRFPEFGPQFGALTVTPASFQRALARARTLARTEMSPAAVQKRYGLRFRLRRVGRFVCAERLRFTDEPCRHKALDLLGDLALLGRPLEAEVFAFMPGHDLNLTFVRTVEKELEDL; translated from the coding sequence ATGAGTGGGGCTACGATATCAAGTGCAGCCGGATTCACCGGCAGGGATTGGATGGGCCGCGCCAAAGCGAGCGTACGACTGTGTCCGGCCGGGCCCGGTACGGGAATATGGTTCAACGGGCATGTACGGGCGACGACCGCCGGCGCCAGCGTCTCAGACCACATGATGTCCCTCGGCCGAGGTCGTCACAAGGTCCGGATGGTCGAACACCTGCTTGCGGCTTGTTCAGGGCTGGGTATCACCGACCTGGCCGTGGAGACAAGCGGGGACGGCTTACCCATCGGTGACGGCAGCGCCGGACCGTACGTGCGCCTGTTGCGTGAGGCCGGCATCGTACGGTACAAGGAAGGGCCAAGGCCGGCGCTCCTGGGCCGGCCAGTGCTGGTGAAGGAAGGCCCGCGGTTCATTGCCGCGGTCCCGGCCCACGGCTTGGCGCTAAGCTGTCTGACGCGTTTCCCTGAGTTCGGGCCGCAGTTCGGTGCGCTCACGGTGACGCCGGCTTCGTTCCAGCGTGCCCTGGCACGAGCCCGGACATTGGCGCGAACCGAGATGTCACCGGCCGCGGTCCAGAAGAGATACGGTTTGCGCTTCCGGCTCAGGCGGGTCGGCCGGTTCGTGTGCGCCGAGCGGCTGCGGTTCACGGATGAGCCCTGCCGACACAAGGCGTTGGACCTGCTCGGTGACCTGGCATTGCTCGGCAGGCCGCTTGAAGCCGAAGTCTTCGCGTTCATGCCTGGACACGATTTGAATCTCACTTTTGTCCGGACAGTTGAGAAAGAACTGGAGGATTTATGA
- the fabZ gene encoding 3-hydroxyacyl-ACP dehydratase FabZ, translating to MTEVLLGMEQIKDLLPHRQPFLFIDAVTKIEPNLIEGYRDIKPEESYFAGHFPGFPVLPGVLMVEAIAQTGILLVLKMKEERRGRNTLFAGIENVRFRRQVRPGDRLLLSADILSGRSSVYKIHGTAKVGDELACEATVIGALR from the coding sequence ATGACCGAAGTATTGCTCGGGATGGAACAGATAAAGGACCTGCTGCCCCACCGTCAACCATTCCTATTCATAGACGCGGTCACGAAGATCGAACCGAACTTGATTGAAGGATACCGCGACATCAAGCCGGAAGAGTCCTACTTCGCCGGGCACTTTCCCGGTTTCCCGGTTCTGCCCGGTGTGCTGATGGTCGAGGCCATTGCCCAGACTGGAATCCTCCTGGTGCTGAAGATGAAGGAGGAGCGCCGCGGACGCAACACCCTCTTTGCCGGTATAGAGAACGTGAGGTTCCGTCGTCAGGTTCGGCCCGGCGACCGCTTGCTGTTGTCCGCGGATATCTTGAGCGGCCGTTCTTCGGTGTACAAGATTCACGGCACAGCCAAGGTGGGCGACGAACTGGCATGTGAGGCGACCGTCATCGGCGCGCTGCGGTAG
- the lpxA gene encoding acyl-ACP--UDP-N-acetylglucosamine O-acyltransferase, with translation MNPGTPEPSNPSGSVHPSAIVGPQVRLGPDCEVGPFCHLEGRVTAGGRNRFATGVAIGGPPMDTKYLGEDTDVRIGAGNTFFEYTTVHRASGEGNTTVIGDDNFIMAYVHIAHNCRIGDGCVVTNGVQLAGYTEVGSHANIGGLAGIHQFCRVGTLAMVGACSYVSKDIPPYMLAAGNPCRVRGINSVGLQRAGVTATALALLRRAHRLIYRAGLNLTQALSAIEADLLPQSVPGRGQEQLQELVRFMRSSSRGIELRSGRQGEKEP, from the coding sequence TTGAACCCCGGAACCCCGGAACCCTCGAACCCTTCGGGTTCGGTCCACCCTTCCGCCATCGTCGGCCCGCAGGTCAGGCTCGGGCCGGACTGCGAGGTCGGGCCGTTCTGCCATCTTGAGGGCAGGGTCACGGCGGGCGGGCGCAATCGATTCGCGACCGGGGTCGCAATTGGTGGACCGCCGATGGATACTAAGTACCTTGGTGAAGACACCGACGTGCGAATCGGTGCCGGTAACACATTCTTCGAATACACGACGGTGCACCGCGCAAGCGGCGAAGGCAACACAACCGTCATCGGCGACGATAACTTCATCATGGCCTACGTTCACATCGCCCACAACTGCCGGATTGGTGATGGTTGCGTGGTAACCAACGGCGTACAGCTTGCAGGATACACCGAGGTCGGGAGCCATGCGAACATCGGGGGGCTTGCCGGCATCCACCAGTTCTGCCGCGTCGGCACGCTCGCGATGGTCGGTGCCTGTTCGTACGTCAGCAAGGACATACCACCATACATGCTTGCCGCCGGCAACCCGTGCCGCGTGCGCGGCATCAACTCGGTTGGGCTGCAGCGCGCCGGGGTCACTGCGACGGCACTGGCATTGCTGCGACGGGCGCACCGGCTCATCTACCGTGCGGGATTGAACCTGACTCAGGCCTTGTCTGCAATCGAGGCCGACCTGCTCCCGCAGAGCGTGCCCGGCCGCGGCCAAGAACAGCTTCAGGAACTGGTCCGCTTCATGAGGTCGAGCAGTCGCGGAATCGAGCTGCGCAGCGGACGGCAGGGAGAGAAGGAGCCTTGA
- a CDS encoding PQQ-binding-like beta-propeller repeat protein, whose amino-acid sequence MRKAFVLLALLAVAVAHGNPWACFHGDPQHTGSSVNVVGRPLERVAAFAADTSISGSPVVRQDGCVLVGARDAKLYCLGPRLDTLLWVADLTPYGSNIYYSSPALDDSGNVYITTSRRLVKVGSGGAVLWSWPSNNSLSISHSPVIGQDGKVYFACYSDSLYALTPDCSLAWARDLGAAVNSAPAVGMDGRIYVATTRDTLSRKLWGFNPDGTSPWSFDLAAQAEYASPAIGPDSTIYVGAGRYFYAVRPNGTLRWRDSLAAMIQSCPSVANDSTLYVLAGARLYCIGTDSVVRWRRTLGGSNYCSPAVDAEGSVYVGTANSMSSTFYCIGPDSIVRDSFVFSNNIWSSPAIGESGRVYFGGMNDSLYLFQGPGPGVTEPNRCLGHVSFCLLPNPTHGVVRIAPPGRYSAKVFDACGALVATASDADRVDLRGLRHGVYLVQVTGSGHSSQKVVLR is encoded by the coding sequence TTGAGGAAGGCATTCGTTCTGCTCGCGTTGCTCGCAGTGGCCGTCGCACATGGTAATCCGTGGGCCTGCTTCCACGGCGACCCGCAGCACACCGGCAGCTCTGTGAACGTGGTCGGAAGACCGCTGGAGCGGGTGGCGGCATTCGCCGCCGACACTTCCATCTCGGGCTCGCCCGTGGTGCGCCAGGACGGATGTGTCCTCGTGGGAGCCCGCGACGCGAAGCTCTACTGCCTCGGGCCGCGCCTGGATACGCTGCTCTGGGTCGCGGACCTCACGCCCTACGGTTCTAATATCTACTACTCCTCGCCCGCGCTCGACGACTCAGGCAACGTCTACATAACTACCAGCCGTAGGTTGGTCAAGGTCGGCAGCGGCGGCGCGGTGCTCTGGTCGTGGCCTTCGAACAACTCCCTCTCCATCAGCCACTCGCCGGTCATCGGGCAAGACGGCAAAGTCTACTTCGCCTGCTACTCAGATTCGCTCTATGCGCTGACCCCGGACTGCAGCCTGGCCTGGGCGAGGGACCTTGGAGCAGCCGTCAATTCCGCACCGGCAGTCGGCATGGACGGCCGCATCTACGTCGCCACGACCCGCGACACGCTGAGCCGCAAGCTCTGGGGCTTCAATCCGGACGGTACGTCGCCGTGGTCCTTTGACCTTGCGGCCCAGGCTGAATACGCGTCGCCGGCCATCGGCCCGGATTCGACCATCTACGTCGGTGCCGGCCGCTACTTCTACGCGGTCCGGCCTAACGGTACGCTCAGGTGGCGCGACAGCCTGGCCGCCATGATTCAATCCTGTCCGTCGGTCGCCAACGACTCCACACTGTACGTTCTGGCCGGGGCAAGACTTTATTGCATAGGTACTGACTCAGTTGTCCGCTGGCGAAGGACACTGGGCGGCTCGAACTACTGCTCTCCTGCGGTTGATGCCGAGGGCAGCGTCTACGTCGGGACGGCCAATAGTATGAGCAGCACCTTCTACTGCATTGGGCCGGATTCAATCGTTCGTGACAGCTTCGTCTTCAGCAACAACATCTGGTCCTCACCGGCCATTGGCGAGAGCGGGCGCGTCTACTTCGGCGGCATGAACGATAGCCTGTACCTTTTTCAGGGCCCGGGTCCTGGAGTCACCGAGCCGAATCGATGTCTCGGCCACGTCAGCTTCTGCTTGCTGCCAAATCCGACCCATGGGGTCGTGCGGATAGCTCCTCCGGGTCGATACTCGGCCAAGGTCTTTGATGCCTGCGGTGCGCTCGTGGCCACTGCCTCGGACGCGGACAGAGTGGACCTGCGAGGGCTGCGTCATGGAGTCTACCTGGTGCAGGTTACCGGGTCGGGCCACTCGTCGCAGAAGGTTGTCCTGCGGTAG